One Brassica napus cultivar Da-Ae chromosome C2, Da-Ae, whole genome shotgun sequence DNA window includes the following coding sequences:
- the LOC106381698 gene encoding receptor-like protein kinase 7: MRLHSSSASARCCNLFCSSHKANARESEWKFPVPVKHKDLEFLIKRFAAPLTAVLLAVSPICNPPEYGIGEKPSQAGDVYGFGVMLLELSSGKSPMDEFFEGDQNLISWISYGFQGNAIMEVIDPKLKRLIDVSGAQLHAKLDCLKKTIEVGLACTAYAAGERMNMRDVLRLLKEAKGMLIKGN, from the exons ATGAGGCTTCACTCTTCCTCTGCCTCTGCTCGCTGCTGCAACTTATTTTGTTCCTCCCACAAG GCCAATGCAAGAGAAAGCGAATGGAAGTTTCCAGTTCCTGTAAAGCACAAAGATTTGGAGTTTCTGATCAAGAGGTTTGCTGCTCCGCTCACGGCGGTTCTTCTTGCGGTTTCACCCATCTGTAATCCTCCAG AGTATGGGATTGGAGAAAAGCCATCACAAGCAGGAGATGTGTATGGCTTTGGAGTGATGTTGTTAGAGCTCTCGAGTGGAAAAAGCCCAATGGACGAGTTCTTCGAAGGAGATCAAAACCTAATATCTTGGATAAGTTATGGGTTTCAAGGTAATGCAATTATGGAAGTGATTGATCCTAAACTTAAGAGACTCATCGATGTTTCTGGGGCACAACTTCATGCAAAACTTGACTGCCTTAAGAAGACTATTGAAGTTGGCTTGGCTTGTACTGCGTATGCAGCTGGAGAACGGATGAACATGAGAGACGTGCTACGTTTATTGAAAGAGGCCAAGGGCATGCTTATCAAGGGAAACTAa
- the LOC106381699 gene encoding LRR receptor-like serine/threonine-protein kinase EFR, whose translation MGLSVHQLLFFLMFYVSTFSIVPSASFSLNTDSEALLSFESQMSQSPQSLSFSWDPNTSPCNWTGVTCDTRIRRVASINLSGHGLTGSISPSIGNLSFLTSLQLQNNQLRGPIPKEITNLFRLRVLNLSSNSLDGSLPSNLSKLIELRVLDLTSNMITGIVPNQLGDLKNLTILNLGKNLLHGPIPPSLSNISSLTVLSLGTNSLSGPVPNELGRLQRLQVLDLTINNLSGTIPPSIYNISSLESLVIASNNFWGQFPSNIGYTLPKLLVFNVCFNKFSGEIPASLYSLTNIKVIRAAHNLLEGTIPSGLGNLPFLEMYNIGFNKLVWGKDQNLDSFIKSFSNSSKLNFLAFDGNLLEGVIPVSIGNLPKNLSKLFMGGNRFTGIIPESIGDLTGLTLFNISDNSLTGEIPQDIGKLKGLQVLELARNQLTGRIPDSIGDLGELNEINLSHNKLQGRIPPSFENFKNMLSMDLSSNMLNGSIPNGVLNLPSLSAVLNLSSNLFSGPIPQDISRLESLVSLDLSSNNFSGHIPSSIKDCQSLERLNMAGNNLDGPIPDALAEVKGLEFLDLSSNQLSGVIPPKLQDLQAMKFLNISFNNLEGWVPSRGVFKDRSKAYMEGNPKLCIHTCRKTRTHRKLLKVSIITCVVGLFAICVISFLIWKRKEKRSSTSTSSSNSLLKEPFMNVSYDELRRATENFNPRNLLGVGSFGSVFKGVIRGVDVAVKVIDLKANGYYKGFIAECEALRNVRHRNLVKLITSCSSIDFKNNEFLALVYEFLSNGSLEEWIKGKHRKPDGSVGLSLEERVNVAIDIASALDYLHNDCEVHVVHCDLKPSNILLTEDMVAKVGDFGLARVLFDASDDRHHASISSTHVLKGSIGYIPPEYGLGEKPSQAGDVYSFGVMLLELLSGKSPMDECFEGDQNLISWISYGFQSNAIMEVIDPKLKGLIDVSGAQLHAKLVCLKKTIEVGLACTAYAASERMKMRDVLRLLKEAKGMLIKGN comes from the exons ATGGGTTTGAGTGTTCAtcagcttcttttttttctaatgtTTTACGTTTCAACATTTTCCATTGTTCCCTCAGCTTCCTTTTCGTTAAATACGGATAGTGAAGCTCTGCTCTCGTTCGAGTCCCAAATGAGCCAAAGCCCACAATCACTTTCATTCTCTTGGGACCCAAACACATCTCCTTGTAATTGGACTGGCGTGACTTGCGACACACGTATCAGAAGAGTGGCTTCCATCAACCTCTCTGGTCATGGTCTCACCGGTTCCATAAGCCCAAGTATTGGTAATCTCTCTTTTCTTACATCTCTCCAACTTCAAAATAATCAACTTCGAGGTCCAATTCCAAAAGAGATCACAAATCTTTTTCGTCTGAGGGTTCTTAATTTAAGCTCTAACAGCTTAGACGGATCCTTACCTTCCAACCTAAGCAAGTTAATAGAGCTACGAGTCCTTGATCTAACCTCAAACATGATCACGGGTATCGTTCCGAACCAACTTGGTGATCTCAAGAACCTAACTATTTTAAACTTGGGAAAAAATCTGTTGCATGGACCCATTCCACCATCTCTTTCAAACATTTCATCTCTTACCGTTTTAAGCCTAGGCACAAACTCTCTTAGTGGTCCAGTTCCTAACGAGTTGGGTCGTCTTCAAAGGCTTCAAGTCCTTGATCTCACCATAAACAACCTCTCTGGAACAATTCCTCCTTCTATTTACAACATCTCGTCTCTAGAATCATTGGTTATTGCTTCAAACAACTTTTGGGGTCAGTTTCCTAGCAACATAGGATACACACTTCCAAAACTCTTGGTTTTCAACGTGTGTTTCAACAAGTTCAGCGGAGAGATTCCAGCTTCTTTATACAGCCTCACAAATATTAAGGTTATCCGCGCTGCACACAACCTCTTAGAAGGGACCATACCATCAGGATTAGGAAATCTCCCATTCCTAGAAATGTACAACATTGGATTCAATAAGTTAGTTTGGGGTAAAGATCAAAATCTTGATAGTTTCATCAAGTCTTTCAGTAATAGCTCCAAACTTAACTTCCTTGCATTTGATGGAAACCTCTTGGAGGGTGTTATTCCGGTATCTATTGGCAATCTTCCGAAGAATCTTTCCAAACTTTTCATGGGAGGAAACCGCTTCACGGGTATTATTCCTGAGTCCATCGGCGATCTGACAGGATTGACTCTGTTTAACATCAGTGACAACTCACTCACCGGTGAAATCCCTCAAGATATTGGTAAATTGAAAGGTTTGCAAGTGTTAGAACTTGCGAGAAATCAGCTTACTGGGAGAATACCAGATTCTATTGGTGATCTTGGCGAGTTAAATGAGATCAATCTATCGCACAACAAACTACAAGGTAGGATCCCACCATCATTTGAAAACTTCAAGAATATGTTATCCATGGATCTATCCAGCAATATGCTAAATGGAAGCATACCAAATGGAGTTCTTAACCTACCTAGCTTGAGTGCCGTCTTGAATCTATCTAGCAACCTATTTTCTGGTCCAATTCCTCAAGATATAAGTCGCCTCGAAAGCCTTGTGAGTCTAGATCTCTCTAGTAACAACTTCTCAGGCCACATCCCTTCATCTATCAAAGATTGTCAAAGCTTGGAGAGGCTAAACATGGCTGGCAATAATCTAGACGGACCAATCCCGGATGCATTAGCAGAAGTAAAAGGTCTAGAGTTTCTTGATCTCTCTTCAAACCAGCTTTCCGGTGTTATTCCTccaaaacttcaagatttacaAGCAATGAAATTCTTGAATATTTCATTCAACAATCTTGAAGGATGGGTCCCAAGCCGTGGAGTTTTCAAAGATCGTTCTAAAGCTTATATGGAGGGGAATCCAAAGCTCTGCATTCACACTTGTCGAAAAACTCGGACGCACAGAAAGCTTTTGAAAGTTAGCATTATTACATGTGTGGTAGGTCTGTTTGCAATATGTGTGATAAGTTTCTTGATttggaaaagaaaggaaaagaggTCTTCCACATCTACCTCATCATCAAATTCACTCCTCAAGGAACCATTTATGAATGTTTCATATGATGAGCTCAGGAGAGCTACTGAAAATTTCAACCCTAGAAATCTTCTTGGTGTTGGAAGCTTTGGATCGGTATTCAAAGGGGTAATACGAGGGGTTGATGTTGCGGTGAAAGTCATTGATCTCAAGGCAAACGGATACTACAAAGGCTTTATAGCAGAGTGTGAGGCTTTAAGGAATGTAAGGCACAGGAATCTTGTGAAACTAATAACTTCTTGTTCAAGCATAGACTTCAAAAACAATGAGTTTTTGGCTTTGGTGTATGAGTTTTTAAGCAATGGAAGCTTAGAAGAATGGATCAAAGGTAAACATAGAAAACCTGATGGGAGTGTTGGGTTAAGTCTTGAAGAAAGAGTGAATGTAGCCATTGACATTGCATCTGCATTGGATTATTTGCACAATGATTGTGAAGTTCATGTGGTTCATTGTGATCTAAAACCTAGCAATATTCTTCTAACCGAAGACATGGTTGCAAAGGTCGGCGATTTTGGGTTGGCTCGTGTGTTGTTTGACGCATCCGATGATCGTCATCACGCTTCTATAAGCTCCACACATGTCTTGAAAGGCTCCATTGGTTATATTCCTCCAG AGTATGGGCTTGGAGAAAAGCCATCACAAGCAGGAGATGTATATAGCTTTGGAGTGATGTTGTTAGAGCTCTTGAGTGGAAAAAGCCCAATGGACGAGTGCTTCGAAGGAGATCAAAATCTAATATCATGGATAAGTTATGGGTTTCAAAGTAATGCAATTATGGAAGTGATTGATCCTAAACTTAAGGGACTCATCGATGTTTCTGGTGCACAACTTCATGCAAAACTTGTTTGCCTTAAGAAAACTATTGAAGTTGGCTTGGCTTGTACTGCGTATGCAGCTAGCGAACGGATGAAAATGAGAGACGTGCTACGTTTGTTGAAGGAGGCCAAGGGCATGCTTATCAAGGGAAACTAA